A window of the Streptomyces sp. NBC_01351 genome harbors these coding sequences:
- a CDS encoding LLM class flavin-dependent oxidoreductase: MKFSVIFEAQLADPTVDREHQVIRDCVEQAVLAESMGFDRIWAVEHHSLKWYAHMSAPEIFLTWVAARTNTIRIGHGVVCMPFNFNHPVRVAERAAMLDLLSGGRLDLGAGRGGTEQETSLCGVDRDRTTAEVEEALRIIGKAWQEEELEYHGELIDIDPHPILPRPKQTPHPPLFLACSRGETLVQAAELGIGALVMGFAGPESIVGMRSVYDAAIAGRDGSRFVSTVVNDHFSVLCPTIVLDDREEARRIGIRGQRFFAQSIGHWYGGAGIPDEAVVVGADEAAEMRRAAEQVVARLHELDIPVRPTSTATFNADHAYGTADDAIAYVERLREAGADEIMCLIQMGTVEQEACLETLRQWGEKVIPHFRGA, translated from the coding sequence GTGAAATTCTCCGTCATCTTTGAGGCTCAGCTTGCGGACCCGACGGTGGATCGGGAGCACCAGGTGATCCGCGACTGCGTCGAGCAGGCCGTGCTCGCCGAGAGCATGGGCTTCGACCGGATCTGGGCCGTGGAGCACCACTCCTTGAAGTGGTACGCGCACATGAGTGCCCCCGAGATCTTCCTGACCTGGGTCGCGGCCAGGACGAACACCATACGCATCGGGCACGGCGTCGTGTGCATGCCCTTCAACTTCAACCACCCGGTGCGGGTCGCCGAGCGGGCCGCCATGCTCGACCTGCTCTCCGGCGGCCGGCTCGACCTGGGAGCCGGGCGCGGGGGCACCGAGCAGGAGACCTCGCTGTGCGGGGTGGACAGGGACCGCACCACGGCCGAGGTCGAAGAAGCCCTGCGGATCATCGGCAAGGCCTGGCAGGAGGAGGAGCTGGAGTACCACGGTGAGCTGATCGACATCGACCCGCACCCGATCCTGCCGAGGCCGAAGCAGACCCCGCATCCGCCGCTGTTCCTCGCGTGCAGCCGGGGCGAGACCCTCGTGCAGGCCGCCGAGCTGGGGATCGGGGCCCTGGTGATGGGCTTCGCCGGACCGGAGTCGATCGTCGGGATGCGGTCCGTCTACGACGCGGCGATCGCCGGGCGGGACGGCAGCCGGTTCGTGTCCACCGTGGTCAACGACCACTTCTCGGTGCTCTGCCCGACCATCGTGCTCGACGACCGGGAGGAGGCGCGGCGGATTGGCATCCGGGGGCAGCGGTTCTTCGCCCAGTCCATCGGTCACTGGTACGGCGGGGCGGGCATCCCGGACGAGGCGGTGGTCGTGGGCGCCGACGAGGCCGCGGAGATGCGCAGGGCCGCCGAGCAGGTGGTGGCCCGGCTGCACGAGCTGGACATCCCCGTCCGCCCCACCTCCACCGCCACCTTCAACGCCGACCACGCCTACGGCACCGCCGACGACGCCATCGCCTACGTGGAACGGCTCCGGGAGGCGGGGGCCGACGAGATCATGTGCCTGATCCAGATGGGCACGGTCGAGCAGGAGGCGTGCCTGGAGACGCTGCGGCAGTGGGGCGAGAAGGTCATCCCGCACTTCCGGGGGGCGTGA
- a CDS encoding alpha/beta hydrolase, which produces MTHTPRPAAHDGPAAHQDPAAHLDPAARLDPAARPYLDALTAAFPDVGGRVTDADEARRILAAAPRPAAARPRVGAVEYRTVPGPPGAPPIPVRIYLPDPEEWPGPRPTVVFCHGGGWVLGDLDTYDTTARGISRGAGAAVVSVDYRRAPEHRFPAALEDAHAALCWAGGHLDELGGARGALVVAGDSSGGNLAAASVLMARDHRQYRGPAVALQVLVYPALDAAQDSDSYRADAEGCFLTAAHMRWFWAQYLGPEGPADHPLASPLGADLAGLPPAHVVVAGCDPLRDDGAAYHRRLAESGVPSVLDVRPGLFHGFLALAGVLPEAREALEQLCGAIASTLSDGKTSGEGGGDAG; this is translated from the coding sequence ATGACCCACACCCCGCGCCCGGCGGCCCACGACGGTCCGGCCGCCCACCAGGATCCGGCGGCCCACCTGGATCCGGCCGCCCGTCTCGATCCCGCAGCCCGGCCCTACCTCGACGCCCTCACCGCAGCCTTCCCCGACGTCGGCGGGCGCGTCACCGACGCCGACGAGGCGCGGCGGATCCTCGCGGCCGCGCCGCGCCCGGCCGCCGCGCGGCCCCGGGTCGGCGCCGTGGAGTACCGGACGGTGCCCGGCCCGCCGGGAGCCCCGCCGATCCCCGTACGGATCTACCTGCCCGACCCGGAGGAATGGCCCGGGCCCCGCCCGACCGTGGTGTTCTGCCACGGCGGGGGCTGGGTGCTCGGCGACCTCGACACCTACGACACCACCGCCCGCGGCATCTCCCGCGGGGCCGGCGCCGCCGTGGTCTCGGTCGACTACCGGCGGGCCCCCGAGCACCGCTTCCCGGCCGCCCTGGAGGACGCCCACGCGGCCCTGTGCTGGGCCGGGGGCCACCTCGACGAGCTGGGAGGCGCCCGGGGGGCCCTGGTGGTCGCCGGGGACAGCTCAGGGGGCAACCTCGCCGCCGCCTCGGTGCTGATGGCGCGGGACCACCGGCAGTACAGGGGGCCGGCCGTCGCCCTCCAGGTGCTGGTCTATCCCGCCCTGGACGCCGCCCAGGACAGCGACTCCTACCGGGCCGACGCCGAGGGCTGCTTCCTGACCGCCGCGCACATGCGCTGGTTCTGGGCGCAATACCTCGGGCCGGAGGGCCCGGCGGACCATCCGCTGGCCTCGCCGCTCGGCGCGGACCTGGCGGGGCTGCCGCCGGCCCACGTGGTCGTCGCCGGGTGCGATCCGCTGCGGGACGACGGGGCGGCGTACCACCGCCGGCTGGCCGAGAGCGGGGTTCCTTCCGTCCTTGACGTCCGTCCCGGGCTGTTCCACGGCTTCCTCGCGCTGGCCGGAGTGCTGCCGGAGGCTCGCGAGGCGCTGGAGCAACTGTGCGGAGCCATAGCTTCCACCCTTTCGGACGGGAAGACTTCCGGTGAAGGAGGGGGTGACGCAGGATAA
- a CDS encoding DUF6421 family protein — MTETLVPGIGGAAITAGARVVDHPAWPELKAAVEEIRPWQAKDGSIDFEAEGAPAQHTAEAAVGRVIRAVEELSPLLPHATAYHEALVSDLRKWAAGGFEVPDFLDSLLAFHPAAERADGLQHLVVFPMYTQNGNPDRNLEAVALKMVWPEWLAELERTRYDNPLFLGITFEDFTAGYDTHSAVLFPETIAVREAPERFTWGGIFCDREAARFRKVTQAAVDILGVDLPADIAAMVIDQERCEKAFVLWDMVHDRTHSHGDLPFDPFMIKQRQPFWMYGLEELRCDLTAFKEAVKLESEGNEHGRDVQYAVLFDRMFRFPVSGDRNRNYDGLGGQLLFAYLHKHDVVRWTDNKLKIDWMRAPQVTNQLCAEIEDLYRAGIDRPKLVHWFKAYELVSTYLAPHPGSKWAKGPDALDMTQPPRKLVDDVLPDEFPLSMFFEALAKKLKGVIASTKGITALNAEQVERVAA; from the coding sequence ATGACGGAAACTCTTGTGCCGGGCATCGGCGGGGCCGCAATAACCGCCGGGGCGCGGGTGGTCGACCACCCCGCGTGGCCCGAGCTCAAGGCCGCCGTGGAGGAGATCCGCCCCTGGCAGGCCAAGGACGGCTCGATCGACTTCGAGGCCGAGGGCGCACCCGCCCAGCACACGGCCGAGGCCGCCGTCGGGCGCGTGATCCGCGCCGTCGAGGAGCTCTCCCCGCTGCTTCCGCACGCCACCGCGTACCACGAGGCGCTGGTCAGCGACCTGCGCAAGTGGGCCGCGGGCGGCTTCGAGGTGCCCGACTTCCTCGACTCCCTGCTGGCCTTCCACCCGGCCGCCGAGCGCGCCGACGGGCTCCAGCACCTCGTCGTCTTCCCGATGTACACGCAGAACGGCAACCCGGACCGCAACCTGGAGGCCGTCGCGCTCAAGATGGTGTGGCCCGAGTGGCTCGCCGAGCTGGAGCGCACCCGGTACGACAACCCGCTCTTCCTCGGCATCACCTTCGAGGACTTCACCGCGGGCTACGACACCCACTCCGCCGTGCTGTTCCCGGAGACCATCGCCGTGCGCGAGGCCCCCGAGCGCTTTACGTGGGGCGGCATCTTCTGCGACCGCGAGGCCGCGCGCTTCCGCAAGGTCACCCAGGCCGCCGTCGACATCCTCGGCGTCGACCTGCCCGCCGACATCGCCGCCATGGTCATCGACCAGGAGCGCTGCGAGAAGGCGTTCGTCCTGTGGGACATGGTCCACGACCGCACCCACAGCCACGGCGACCTGCCGTTCGACCCCTTCATGATCAAGCAGCGCCAGCCGTTCTGGATGTACGGCCTGGAAGAGCTGCGCTGTGACCTCACCGCCTTCAAGGAGGCCGTGAAGCTGGAGTCCGAGGGCAACGAGCACGGCCGTGACGTGCAGTACGCCGTCCTCTTCGACCGGATGTTCCGCTTCCCCGTCTCCGGTGACCGCAACCGCAACTACGACGGCCTCGGCGGCCAGCTGCTCTTCGCGTACCTCCACAAGCACGACGTGGTGCGCTGGACGGACAACAAGCTGAAGATCGACTGGATGCGCGCCCCGCAGGTCACCAACCAGCTGTGCGCCGAGATCGAGGACCTCTACCGGGCCGGCATCGACCGCCCGAAGCTCGTTCACTGGTTCAAGGCCTACGAGCTGGTCTCGACCTACCTCGCCCCGCACCCGGGATCCAAGTGGGCCAAGGGTCCCGACGCGCTCGACATGACGCAGCCGCCGCGCAAGCTGGTGGACGACGTGCTTCCGGACGAGTTTCCGCTCAGCATGTTCTTTGAGGCGCTCGCCAAGAAGCTCAAGGGAGTGATCGCCTCCACGAAGGGCATCACCGCCCTGAATGCCGAGCAGGTCGAGCGAGTCGCCGCGTGA
- a CDS encoding SDR family oxidoreductase: protein MNGSGNGNGKLHGAVVAVAGAGGPAGRATLLRLAEAGAIVVASDADPARLAEAVDAARYAHGGATITGDTVDLLDLAATQAWAEQTEKEFGRIDGLVHLVGGWRGSKTFTDVDLADWDFLEKLLIRTVQHTSLAFHDGLLRSDRGRYVLVSQSGAHKPVANNAAYNAGKAAAEAWTLAMADSFRKAGGDEDPGAAAAILVIKALVHDAMRAERPNAKFAGFTDVKELAEAIAGVWERPAIDVNGQRLWLTPQP from the coding sequence ATGAACGGCTCCGGGAACGGCAACGGAAAGCTGCACGGAGCGGTGGTGGCGGTGGCCGGGGCCGGCGGGCCCGCCGGCCGCGCCACCCTGCTCCGCCTCGCCGAGGCGGGCGCGATCGTCGTCGCCTCCGACGCCGATCCGGCGCGGCTGGCGGAGGCCGTGGACGCGGCGCGCTACGCGCACGGCGGCGCCACGATCACCGGTGACACCGTGGACCTGCTCGACCTGGCCGCCACCCAGGCCTGGGCCGAGCAGACCGAGAAGGAGTTCGGCCGGATCGACGGCCTGGTCCACCTCGTCGGCGGCTGGCGCGGCAGCAAGACCTTCACCGACGTCGACCTCGCGGACTGGGACTTCCTGGAGAAGCTCCTCATCCGCACCGTCCAGCACACCTCGCTCGCCTTCCACGACGGGCTGCTGCGCAGCGACCGCGGCCGCTACGTGCTGGTCAGCCAGTCCGGCGCGCACAAGCCGGTCGCCAACAACGCCGCGTACAACGCGGGCAAGGCGGCGGCCGAGGCGTGGACCCTCGCCATGGCCGACTCCTTCCGCAAGGCCGGGGGAGACGAGGATCCGGGGGCTGCTGCTGCGATCCTGGTGATCAAGGCACTGGTGCACGACGCGATGCGCGCCGAGCGTCCCAATGCGAAGTTCGCGGGCTTCACCGACGTGAAGGAGCTGGCCGAGGCCATCGCCGGCGTCTGGGAGCGGCCCGCAATCGATGTGAACGGACAGCGTCTGTGGCTCACTCCGCAACCGTGA
- a CDS encoding threonine aldolase family protein, which translates to MAHSATVRTDLGKTDARRHHDPAVRGFASDNYAGVHPEVLAAVALANGGHQVSYGDDEYTEHLQKIFRSHFGPYAEAFPVFNGTGANVTALQAMTDRWGAVICAKTAHINVDEGGAPERMAGIKLLAVPTPDGKLTPELIDQEAWGFEDEHRAMPQVVSITQNTELGTVYTPDEIRAICEHAHGLGMKVHLDGARIANAAASLDVPMRAFTNAVGVDVLSYGGTKNGMMFGEAVVVLNPDAVRQMKHIRKMSMQLASKMRFVSVQLEALLAKDLWLRNARHANAMAQRLAAGVRETDGVELLYPVQANGVFARLPQEVSRRLQKRFRFYFWDESAGDVRWMCSYDTQEEDVDAFLQALKEELAR; encoded by the coding sequence GTGGCTCACTCCGCAACCGTGAGAACCGACCTCGGGAAGACCGACGCCCGCCGCCACCACGATCCCGCGGTCCGGGGTTTCGCGAGCGACAACTACGCCGGGGTGCACCCGGAGGTCCTGGCTGCCGTCGCGCTGGCCAACGGCGGCCACCAGGTCTCGTACGGCGACGACGAGTACACCGAACACCTGCAGAAGATCTTCCGCAGCCACTTCGGCCCGTACGCGGAGGCCTTCCCGGTCTTCAACGGCACGGGCGCCAACGTCACGGCCCTCCAGGCCATGACGGACCGCTGGGGCGCCGTGATCTGCGCCAAGACCGCCCACATCAACGTGGACGAGGGCGGCGCGCCGGAGCGGATGGCGGGCATCAAGCTGCTCGCCGTCCCCACCCCGGACGGCAAGCTCACCCCCGAGCTGATCGACCAGGAGGCCTGGGGCTTCGAGGACGAGCACCGGGCGATGCCGCAGGTCGTGTCGATCACCCAGAACACCGAACTGGGCACCGTCTACACCCCCGACGAGATCCGCGCGATCTGCGAGCACGCCCACGGGCTGGGCATGAAGGTCCACCTGGACGGGGCCCGGATAGCCAACGCCGCGGCCTCGCTCGACGTGCCGATGCGGGCGTTCACCAACGCGGTGGGCGTGGACGTGCTGTCGTACGGCGGCACCAAGAACGGGATGATGTTCGGCGAGGCCGTGGTGGTGCTCAACCCGGACGCGGTCCGGCAGATGAAGCACATCCGCAAGATGTCGATGCAGCTCGCGTCCAAGATGCGGTTCGTGTCGGTGCAGCTGGAGGCGCTGCTCGCCAAGGACCTGTGGCTGCGCAACGCTCGGCACGCCAACGCGATGGCGCAGCGACTGGCCGCGGGTGTCCGCGAGACCGACGGCGTGGAGCTCCTCTATCCGGTGCAGGCGAACGGGGTGTTCGCGCGGCTGCCGCAAGAGGTGTCACGGCGACTGCAGAAGCGTTTCCGCTTCTACTTCTGGGACGAGAGCGCCGGCGACGTCCGCTGGATGTGCAGTTACGACACCCAGGAAGAGGACGTCGACGCCTTCCTCCAGGCCCTGAAGGAAGAGCTGGCACGCTAG
- a CDS encoding transglutaminase-like domain-containing protein yields the protein MQLIQQNPDIHAYLASDEAIDHWHPLVQETAEALWDATGDAYSYAKTAFEFVRDTIPHSADSGDPRVAWRASDVLATRNGICYAKAHALVALLRAQGIPSGLCYQLLGDDGDGANAVIHGLVAVRLPGSESWARVDPRGNKPGVDAQFSLDAEQLAFPVRPELGEVDYPELYAAPHPATLKALQGSADRPELWRNLPTAL from the coding sequence ATGCAGCTGATCCAACAGAACCCCGATATTCACGCCTACCTGGCGTCGGATGAGGCGATCGACCACTGGCATCCCCTGGTGCAGGAAACTGCCGAGGCCCTCTGGGATGCCACCGGCGACGCATATTCATACGCCAAAACCGCCTTCGAGTTCGTCCGCGACACCATCCCGCACTCCGCGGACTCCGGCGATCCGCGGGTCGCCTGGCGGGCCTCCGACGTCCTCGCCACGCGCAACGGCATCTGCTACGCCAAGGCCCACGCCCTCGTCGCCCTGCTGCGCGCCCAGGGCATCCCGTCGGGGCTGTGCTACCAGCTCCTCGGTGATGACGGCGACGGGGCGAACGCCGTGATCCACGGCCTGGTCGCCGTCCGGCTGCCCGGCAGTGAGAGCTGGGCCCGGGTGGACCCGCGCGGCAACAAGCCCGGGGTGGACGCGCAGTTCAGCCTCGACGCGGAGCAACTGGCCTTCCCCGTACGCCCGGAGCTCGGCGAGGTCGACTATCCCGAGCTGTACGCGGCCCCGCACCCGGCCACCCTCAAGGCGCTCCAGGGCTCCGCCGACCGGCCGGAGCTGTGGCGAAACCTGCCGACGGCCCTGTGA
- a CDS encoding MFS transporter has product MGGFGRYLAAALAARFANEGMGMAVVLLALERTGSAAHGAFVLTAWLVPNILAAPLAGAAAARTRRPRLFYVGALAGFTAAAATLSLLLGRAPVALVFAVAALGGTCGPMVTGGLSSLVTGLVPAGPGRDRAYGWDASTYNASAVAAPAVVSLVAAMVSAGPAMGVLAASTALAATLAATLPYEAPSAGGPRHGALAGAGAGLTALWRVRELRAITSATTLAFVGIGALTTTAVLLATGLGSPGAGGVLMTAFAVGALAGSLTLGRMTSVEPGRLVRWALAGTGVALTAAAFTPSVAVTAVLFAVAGVCDGPLLTATLRIRADYAPDGVRTQVFTLGAGLKMTAASVGAALVGLAAEAPAWMLVTGIAGLQFAGALVHVLTIGRRPAPGMAVTGPSAGFATAPAGRRSPGAP; this is encoded by the coding sequence ATGGGTGGGTTCGGGCGTTACCTGGCGGCGGCGCTGGCAGCGCGCTTCGCCAACGAGGGCATGGGCATGGCCGTGGTGCTGCTCGCACTGGAGCGCACCGGGAGCGCGGCACACGGGGCGTTCGTCCTGACCGCCTGGCTGGTTCCGAACATCCTGGCGGCCCCGCTCGCGGGCGCCGCCGCCGCCCGGACGCGCAGGCCGCGGCTCTTCTACGTCGGGGCGCTGGCCGGGTTCACGGCCGCCGCGGCCACCCTGTCCCTGCTGCTGGGCCGGGCCCCGGTGGCGCTGGTCTTCGCGGTGGCGGCGCTCGGCGGGACCTGCGGGCCGATGGTCACGGGCGGGCTGTCCAGCCTGGTCACGGGGCTGGTCCCGGCCGGGCCCGGGCGCGACCGGGCGTACGGCTGGGACGCCTCCACCTACAACGCCTCGGCGGTCGCCGCCCCGGCGGTGGTCAGCCTGGTCGCGGCGATGGTCTCGGCCGGGCCGGCGATGGGGGTCCTGGCCGCCTCCACGGCGCTGGCGGCAACGCTGGCCGCGACCCTCCCGTACGAGGCTCCGAGCGCGGGCGGGCCGCGGCACGGGGCCCTCGCCGGGGCGGGCGCGGGGCTCACCGCACTGTGGCGGGTCCGGGAGCTGCGGGCCATCACCTCGGCAACGACCCTGGCCTTCGTCGGCATCGGCGCGCTCACCACCACCGCGGTGCTCCTCGCCACCGGGCTCGGCAGCCCGGGCGCCGGGGGCGTGCTGATGACCGCCTTCGCGGTCGGCGCACTGGCGGGCTCGCTCACGCTGGGCCGGATGACGTCGGTGGAGCCCGGCCGGCTGGTGCGGTGGGCGCTGGCCGGGACGGGGGTGGCCCTGACCGCGGCCGCGTTCACCCCGTCCGTCGCGGTCACGGCGGTGTTGTTCGCGGTGGCCGGGGTGTGCGACGGCCCGCTGCTCACGGCCACGCTCCGGATCCGCGCGGACTACGCCCCGGACGGGGTGCGGACTCAGGTGTTCACCCTGGGGGCGGGGCTGAAGATGACGGCGGCGTCGGTCGGCGCCGCCCTCGTGGGGCTCGCCGCCGAAGCGCCGGCGTGGATGCTGGTGACCGGGATCGCCGGACTTCAGTTCGCCGGGGCGCTGGTGCACGTACTGACGATAGGGCGCCGGCCCGCACCCGGAATGGCGGTCACAGGGCCGTCGGCAGGTTTCGCCACAGCTCCGGCCGGTCGGCGGAGCCCTGGAGCGCCTTGA
- a CDS encoding CGNR zinc finger domain-containing protein: MVDSGGGFSAVRRLIDLAEAVRATPDLPRSDLAELLGGHGERPADLTEAAFPEASAAELRAAARRMGEVLAEGDEDRAARALNALFEECATRPRLTRHDGHPWHLHVDRGEGAGWGDWFLASGALALAQLLTEYGRIAWGACAAAGCGRFFLATGPGSARRYCSGTCATRARVAAHRRRLREAGSS, translated from the coding sequence GTGGTGGACTCCGGAGGGGGCTTCTCGGCCGTGCGGCGGCTGATCGACCTTGCCGAGGCGGTCCGCGCCACCCCCGACCTGCCCCGTTCCGACCTCGCGGAGCTGCTCGGCGGACACGGGGAGCGCCCCGCCGACCTCACCGAGGCTGCCTTCCCCGAGGCGAGTGCGGCGGAACTGCGCGCCGCCGCCCGGCGGATGGGGGAGGTGCTCGCGGAGGGCGACGAGGACCGGGCCGCCCGGGCGCTCAACGCCCTGTTCGAGGAGTGCGCCACCCGCCCCCGGTTGACCCGGCACGACGGGCACCCCTGGCACCTGCACGTGGACCGGGGCGAAGGGGCCGGCTGGGGCGACTGGTTCCTGGCTTCCGGCGCCCTCGCACTCGCCCAGCTGCTGACGGAGTACGGGCGGATCGCCTGGGGTGCCTGCGCGGCCGCGGGCTGCGGGCGGTTCTTCCTGGCCACCGGGCCGGGCAGTGCCCGCCGGTACTGCTCCGGCACGTGCGCGACCCGCGCCCGGGTCGCGGCCCACCGCCGGCGGCTGCGCGAAGCCGGTAGCAGCTGA
- a CDS encoding alginate lyase family protein has protein sequence MRFGIPAGLAALTLGLAATLLPAPTLAAPAAPAAVAAPDRFAHPGVLNSRAQLDFVRTQVQAGRQPWKAAYDQMLGSKYGSLTRTPKPRAVVECGSYSNPNIGCTDEREDAIAAYSHALAWYITKDARYARKSIELMDAWSATIKDHTNSNAPLQSGWAGSTWPRAAEIIKHTYTGGWPNQGRFATMLREVYLPEVIGGKPNSNGNWELIMMDAAVGISVHLDDRANYDKAMGIYLGRVPAYFYLASDGAQPAYPPRSGIDTRSELIDYWHGQSTFVDGLAQETCRDFGHTGMGIAATMHVAETSRIQGRDLYPQFKDRFRHALGFHAKYELGAAVPSWLCGGTVTKGIGPATEVGYNALNTRLGITMENTRKLTEGRRPAGTENHFEAWETLTHAANPN, from the coding sequence ATGCGTTTCGGAATCCCCGCAGGGCTCGCCGCCCTGACCCTCGGCTTAGCCGCGACACTGCTTCCCGCCCCGACCCTGGCGGCGCCCGCAGCGCCCGCCGCAGTCGCCGCCCCCGACCGGTTCGCGCACCCCGGAGTCCTCAACAGCCGCGCCCAGTTGGACTTCGTCCGGACCCAGGTGCAGGCCGGCCGCCAGCCGTGGAAGGCGGCGTACGACCAGATGCTGGGGAGCAAGTACGGCTCACTGACCCGCACCCCGAAACCGCGCGCGGTCGTCGAGTGCGGCTCGTACTCGAACCCGAACATCGGCTGCACCGACGAGCGCGAGGACGCCATCGCGGCCTATAGCCACGCACTCGCCTGGTACATCACCAAGGACGCGAGGTACGCCCGGAAGTCCATCGAGCTGATGGACGCCTGGTCCGCGACCATCAAGGACCACACCAACAGCAACGCGCCGCTGCAGAGCGGCTGGGCGGGCTCCACCTGGCCGCGCGCCGCCGAGATCATCAAGCACACGTACACCGGCGGTTGGCCGAACCAGGGGCGTTTCGCGACGATGCTGCGCGAGGTCTACCTGCCCGAGGTGATCGGCGGGAAGCCGAACAGCAACGGCAATTGGGAACTGATCATGATGGACGCCGCCGTCGGGATCTCCGTCCACCTCGACGACCGCGCGAACTACGACAAGGCCATGGGCATCTACCTCGGCCGCGTCCCCGCCTACTTCTACCTGGCGTCCGACGGAGCGCAGCCCGCCTACCCGCCGCGTTCGGGCATCGACACCAGGAGCGAGCTGATCGACTACTGGCACGGCCAGAGCACCTTCGTGGACGGACTGGCCCAGGAGACCTGCCGGGACTTTGGCCACACCGGCATGGGCATCGCGGCGACCATGCACGTCGCCGAGACCTCACGGATCCAAGGCCGCGACCTGTACCCGCAGTTCAAGGACCGCTTCCGGCACGCGCTCGGCTTCCACGCGAAGTACGAACTCGGCGCGGCGGTCCCCTCCTGGCTCTGCGGCGGCACGGTCACCAAGGGGATCGGCCCGGCCACCGAGGTCGGCTACAACGCCCTGAACACCCGGCTCGGCATCACCATGGAGAACACCCGCAAGCTCACCGAGGGGCGGCGCCCCGCGGGCACCGAGAACCACTTCGAGGCCTGGGAGACCCTGACCCACGCCGCGAACCCCAACTGA
- a CDS encoding lysophospholipid acyltransferase family protein, whose amino-acid sequence MAELIYPPVIGAAHTLFRALDIRIDMKGTENIPRQGGAVLVSNHIGYLDFIFAGLTARPQKRLVRFMAKESVFRHRVSGPLMRAMKHIPVDRTQGETAYQHALDSLRSGEIIGVFPEATISQSFTLKSFKSGAARMAQEAGVPLIPVALWGTQRLWTKGRPKNLKRSHIPVTMRVGEPIEAPTDQYAGAITRRLRERVQELLDSAQSAYPAKPKDATDSWWLPAHLGGTAPTAAEVREAG is encoded by the coding sequence ATGGCTGAGCTCATCTACCCCCCGGTGATCGGCGCCGCGCACACGCTGTTCCGGGCGCTCGACATCCGCATCGACATGAAGGGCACCGAGAACATCCCGCGCCAGGGCGGGGCGGTCCTGGTGTCGAACCACATCGGATACCTCGACTTCATCTTCGCCGGCCTGACCGCGCGGCCGCAGAAGCGGCTCGTGCGCTTCATGGCGAAGGAGTCGGTCTTCCGGCACCGGGTGTCGGGGCCGCTGATGCGCGCCATGAAGCACATCCCGGTGGACCGCACGCAGGGTGAGACGGCGTACCAGCACGCCCTCGACTCGCTGCGGTCGGGCGAGATCATCGGGGTGTTCCCGGAGGCGACGATCTCCCAGTCCTTCACTCTCAAGAGCTTCAAGTCGGGTGCGGCGCGCATGGCGCAGGAGGCCGGGGTCCCGCTGATCCCGGTGGCGCTGTGGGGCACCCAGCGCCTGTGGACCAAGGGCCGCCCGAAGAACCTGAAGCGCAGCCACATCCCGGTGACGATGCGGGTCGGCGAGCCGATCGAGGCGCCGACCGACCAGTACGCCGGTGCGATCACGCGCAGGCTGCGCGAGCGGGTGCAGGAGCTGCTCGACTCGGCGCAGAGCGCCTACCCGGCCAAGCCCAAGGACGCCACCGACTCCTGGTGGCTCCCGGCCCACCTGGGCGGTACCGCGCCGACGGCTGCCGAGGTCCGCGAGGCGGGCTGA
- a CDS encoding thioredoxin family protein, whose translation MKAGEGVAEAGVRVPGRADGAARPGVVELGEAELGAVPGERASLVQFSSAFCQPCRATRRILAEVASMVEGVVHIEIDAEERLDLVRALGIEKTPTVLVLDSAGRVVRRAAGMPRKVDVIAALGAAV comes from the coding sequence ATGAAGGCGGGCGAAGGCGTGGCGGAGGCGGGAGTTCGGGTGCCCGGGCGAGCGGACGGTGCCGCGCGGCCGGGTGTGGTGGAGCTGGGCGAGGCGGAGCTGGGTGCGGTGCCGGGGGAGCGGGCCAGCCTCGTGCAGTTCTCCAGCGCCTTCTGCCAGCCCTGCCGGGCCACCCGGCGGATCCTCGCCGAGGTCGCGTCGATGGTCGAGGGGGTCGTGCACATCGAGATCGACGCGGAGGAGCGGCTGGACCTCGTACGGGCCCTCGGCATCGAGAAGACCCCGACCGTGCTCGTGCTGGACTCGGCGGGCCGCGTGGTGCGGCGGGCGGCCGGGATGCCGCGCAAGGTGGACGTGATCGCCGCCCTGGGGGCTGCCGTATGA